GAATTTACCACACTTGGCTTTCTAGCAGAATATTAAACCGcatattcatgaggacatgaaaggtcctcttaaaaacAATGGGATATTGAAATTGGACATGTTAACACTGCTGAAAGAACTCCTCAAATCATAGGTATATTCAGTAGAGCTCCACTTGGCAGTGTCATTTCTGATAGTAAAGCTCCCACACACACAATCATGTTTTAGCAACATTTAGAGGGGTCCTAATTGTGTGCCTGTGGTGGGCCTCACTAATATTGCAACAAATCCACATTTAAATCCATAATTTATAACTGCAGTTTTAACACCGTTGCTTCAGGAACAGCATTTGTTGTTGCCATTTCTTTCAACAGCATTTGTCGTTGTTGTTTCTTTCCTGCATTGCTCAGTTTCATGAAAAGTGTTGAATGGGACACAGAAAGAGGGAAATGGCATATCTTCAGCTCAGAAAAGTCCCATTCCCCATAGATGCGCCACAACTATTCCCATCTACGCTAGTTTTTTGGTGTAAAGAGGATAGTAAATCCCAACCTGCCCCTTGTCTAAGCCCCACTACACCACAGGCTAGTTGTTGATTTTATGTCATAATATAGAAAATTATCTAAAAGTCATTTGAAGATTGAGATATTTGGTATTGCATATATAGGAAATGTTCTGTATGCTATATGCAAGCAATATTGGAACCAGAACTAAAAACAAGGTAAAGCTAAATATGTATTAGTTCTGCCACCTGGTGGACTGTATTATAAAGTGCAGGTTACGTTATCCGGCAGCCAGCTGCATTCAGAATCCTTTAAGTATTTTATTGGTTGAAATAGCAAATGCATTTTGGTTATAGGCCTTGCGCAGAAAGTCTTtgggataattaaaaaaaaataataatgtggaGAATTTGGCATGACTATAATCTCTATGCCCCCCCCTTCCCAGTTTATTTTAGTAGACAATATGCTGTTCTATATTTCAACAACTGCAAAGCAACAGGGAAATGAATTACTGCCTGCTGTGTGTCTGTATGATACCAGATGATCAGGGAGGTAGCAGTAGCTTTATGTGCAGGTGTCCAGTTGGAGATATTATATAGACAGTTGCTGTCATACAGAATGCCCTGTTAGTAAATTTGAATATCAAGGCGCTATGAGTCACAATGGAGAGGCTCTCTAGTGAACTTCAGCCATCTATGTATTGCATGCATTCACCTTGTACAGCGGTGGTGACATTTTAAAAGGGGTTGCTTCTGACATGACAATTCGATTGTAAAGAAAAGATCGagaggaaaaacaaacaaaagggtGTGTGTGAAAAGCAAAGGTATTCCACCTGGGGTTTGTAATTACAAACAATATTAGACCAGGAGCATGTGACCTGTGAATCCAGGGGGCCCACACCTTATCAAAAATATCATTCCAGAAAGATATTCGCAGAGGGCATGCTGCGGTTTCAAAAACAGTCACGTTTTTATAACTcggagcatgtcagttatacctatatggaaatgctggcgatttccatataggtataattgaagcagaacaaCACTTTTTGACTGCAACtctctaggctaaggccccaaatagcaatacgctgcaggaaaaaacacagcggaaatgtatcacgttttttttctgcagttaccCTCAGCAGACTATCggcctctattacacctatacagaaaacgccagtgtttccacaAGTTCAGAAAAAAACCCCACTGCAATAGAAAAACTAAATTTTCAAAAAAACTCACTTCACTGTGATCACCATAAAGAGTTACATTTTGGTGATCAAAGTGATGATAAAGGACCTAAAGACTTCCCTTACCAAAGTGCAACTCCCAGAATAACATCAGCATGGAGAAACAGCTCTTATCTGTCCTACAAGTTGTAAATCGCAGATGACTGATGGGGCATCAGACAGAGGAATGTAAGTAGCCAGAATAGAGCCATCTAGGGGTTAAGCTGGTcacaggtttcaagcaatatgggaaagaaaaaggatctctCTGCTGATCAAAAGCATCCAATGTAAGGCTTTGGACTTGTATAAACACATTAGATAAATTGCAGAATTCTTCATGGTTCGTGCAGATATAAGCATAATGAGGAACTTTTCTGCCATATAAATTTATTGGATTAAGAGGacagctgctaaaataccattacaaagcataAAACAGGTATTTGAAGGTATCGAGGCCTCTTGAGATTTCAAGGTTTAGGATCCTCCAGAGGCTTGCAGTTATgcataaggcttagttcacatgtgggGCGTAATAGCGGGGAGTGAtgcggggagctgcgtcactcttgggtcaaaacccgcctgccacgactgtcgcggcttccaacagctgcggcttccccctccggagtcagctcaaatgaatgggctgactctggagggtgctgccgcaaggcggacacCAAGactcaatgagccgcggaatctgcctgaagaaagggcagcctgcttctttttttgccgctcacggaaaaaagtagcctggcggtgtacatagaccaccattgtgagggggcggattatgacgtggattacgcgccataatctgccccctctgtgcccgtgtgaacgggccctaaaactaccaaagactctcggcccacatcccagacttcatatctgcagacgagaagaggaaactctacatcctactgggagaagaagaggccactgtggagattgctgcccaatacgtgtccagctgtcaccaaataagaggaagatgagactccacggactgttatatttatcccaatacacccgccccaccccacccccacctccaacccccccatatagcagtcagcaatgaagaggaagatgagactccatggactgttatatttatcccaaaacacccaccccacccccacctccccatatagcagtcaccaacgaagaggaagatgagactccacggactgttataccccaaaccaaccgccccaccccacctccccatataacggtcaccaacgaagaggaagatgagactccatggactgttataccccaaaccatccaccccacccccaccactcacccacccgagtccaactcccccccacacacactttactagctttggcaatgccaaatatttattcggacgtgtcaataaagcttttttgatttgatttgatttgactgtgTAACCCTGCATaatccagatggatggagtagtggatggttggtgcttggccaccatgtcccaacaaggctGCAAGGAGTATTTGAAGTCCTTTTTTGAGCTGGAATCATAGGGAGAGAGTTGGTAGGCTCCATTAGGGTCGCTGAAAGTATGAAAATCACCTCTGCAAAGAATATAAAATTTCTTAACATTTTTTCTATGATACAAAAAACTTGTGTCATCCTTAGCAAAATCATCTCCATGTATGACAGTGCACCATCTCATGTGGCAAATAATACTTCAGTCATTGGGTGCCATTGGCAAACTTATTGAGAATCTTTGGCATATTATTCAGGTTTGGGTGGGCGATCAGTGGCTTGGTAAGTAGCACATTGCCTTATATTCATGACATCCATTGCGTACTCCAAATCACACACATTTAATGGATGTGCCATGGATAGATTTGCTGCAGGGACATATGTTAATTTGGCCTCAGTACTATTGGGTTACATCCACCAAATGTATAACTTGTACAACACATTTTATTTTGCCTTTGTGATATCCCCTTTTACTGTGTATTTGTAAGGCAGTTTATAAATGTCACATCCAGGACTATTTACTGTCAGTCATGGTAAAATACAGAGACTGCCATATAAATGTACACATTATTATTCCAAAAACTCTTTGTTCAATGTTCTCCCCAGTGAATTCCTTCTTGGattcatattatttatttattcactaTTGGGTACTGAATGCTACAGTAAACTAACTACATAAACTAGcattaaaacttaaagggattctaccattaaaatcgaaattgtttcttgttgacacgtaggaatagccttaagaaaggctattcctctttcaacctttagatgtcttctccacgctgctgttcggtataaatcccggttttcgtatgcaaatgagttctctcgcagcactggggcgtccccaatgctgcgagagaactctccagcactgcctccatcctgTTCAGGAGAagtgtgttacagtagtctaagcagaagattatgagggcatggactggcATCTTTTTAGTTTCAGAGGTGAGGAAGTAGTGgaatgatggatgttcttgagttggaggtggcaggaggtgttaagGGTTTGGATGTGCGGCTTGAAAGATAGGTCAAAGTCCAAAGGTTATTCCAAGGCATCGGACCTGTGGGATTGGGGttagtgtggttccattaactttgatagatgggtcaggtaaaaGGGCGAAGATGAGGAACTCCGTtttttccatgttgagtttgagaaagcgggaagaGATAAAGGAGGCTATGGCTGCTAGGTGTGATGTTAGCATATTTGAAGGCGGAAGGAAAGGATCCTCTgattagggataggttgaagagatgagttagggcaGGAGTAAAGACTTCAGTAGGTTTGGGGATAAGATGTGACTGAATCAGGTCACGCGCACAGGAGGTGAGGAGGGATTTAGACATCAGGGTGGAAAGCTTTTCATTGGTGACGGTGGGGTAACTCTGTAATGAAAGCTGAGCCATATATTTCCTGCATGCATTATATATCACTAGTGGCTTCCTGTGGTGTATGCATGTCTTTCATGGTATTTCTTGCCTTCTTTCATTATAGGATTCAATGCCTTTATCATCACAGGTTCTTGGGGATAAATCGGATACAACTTCAAGTTCTTTTGCACAGAGACTAGGTACGCATCTTGGGTTTTTATTTCTCTTTCATGCAGACTTTGTGTCCATCATCTGTTTGGGATATTGTTATACAACCAACATCAGCTGGATTGTCAAAGCTTCCAAATTATTGGACATGCATGGATAAGTACAATTGCTTTCATACTTGTATACCTTGGCCTATACAAACTACAAGTTTCACTTAATTTTATTTAAAGTGACCTTCTACTTCAGACTTTTCATTTAGatttgtactatatatataaggagattaccgtatatacccgagtataagccaaatttttcatgctgaaaaaatctctcctcggcttatacacgagacaccccccccacaccccccacccttggcttatactcgagtcaataagttttcccatttttttgtggtaaaattaggggtcttagcttatattcgggtcggcttatactcgagtatatatgggtatgttgaaaaataaattttaaGAAATAAtgtcttacagtcctatgaaaaagtttgggcacccctattaatcttaatcatttttagttctaaatattttggtatttgcaacagccatttcagtttgatatatctaataactgatggacacagtaatatttcaggattgaaatgaggtttattgtactaacagaaaatgcgcaatatgcattaaaccaaaatttgaccggtgcaaaagtatgggcacctcaacagaaaagtgacattaatatttagtagatcctccttttgcaaagataacagcctctagtcgcttcctgtagcttttaatcagttcctggatcctggataaatgtattttggacaaacaattcaagttcagttaagtttgatggtcgccgagcatggacagcccgcttcaaatcatcccacagatgttcaatgatattcaggtctggggactgggatggccattccagaacattgtaattgttcctctgcatgaatgcctgaggatttggagcgatgttttggatcattgtcttgctgaaatatccatccccggcgtaacttcaacttcgtcactgattcttgaacattattctcaagaatctgctgatactgagtggaatccatgcgaccctcaactttaacaagattcccgatgccggcattggccacacagccccaaagcatgatggaacctccaccaaattttacagtgggtagcaagtgtttttcttggaatgctgtttctttttggacgccatgcataacgcctttttttataaccaaacaactcaatttttgtttccaaaatgaagctgccttgtccaaatgtgctttttcatacctcaggcaactctatttgtggcgtacgtgcagaaacggcttctttctcatcactctcccatacagcttctatttgtgcaaagtgcgctgtatagttgaccgatgcacagtgacaccatctgcagcaagatgatgctgcagctctttggaggtggtctgtggattgtccttgactgttctcaccattcttcttctctgcctttctgatatttttcttggcctgccacttcttggcttaacaagaactgtccctgtggtcttccatttccttactatgttccttactatgttcctcacagtggaaactgacaggttaaatctctgagacaacgttttgtatccttcccctgaacaactatgttgaacaatctttgttttcagatcattagagagcgggctgtccatgttcggcgaccatcaaacttaactgaacttgaattgttttgtagaaagaaatggtccaaaataccttcatccaggatccaggaactgattaaaagctacaggaagcaactagaggctgttatctttgcaaaaggaggatgtactaaatattaatgtcacttttctgttgaggtgcccatatttttgcaccggtcaaattttggtttaatgcatattgcgcattttctgttagtacaataaacctcatttcaatcctgaaatattactgtgtccatcagttattagatatatcaaactgaaatggctgctgcaaacaccaaaatatttagaactaaaaatgattaagattaataggggtgcccaaactttttcataggactgtatttctttGTTAGGTCGGAAAcatttcagactaccctcgtagaAGACCCCATAGCAAAAATCATCAGATTTACATAAAAAtcattgcacaaaaatattatataacagatccgttatctttttttttttgtttgttttaaatagaTGGCCAaccgtttgcatccatttttttttacatccattaaacGGATATAGTGATGtgatgtgaatgctcccttagaccAATATATCACTCCTTTGTTTACTAACAATTAATTTCTCCTGTACAGGTCCTAGACCAATAAAACTAGGGGTCATGGTGACTCTTAACCTTTGAAAATTAAGATCACACATGTTATGCTGCCAGTCACAGCTAGCGAGAGTACATGTAGTTGTAAGCAGGGTTGGATTTCTGACAAATGTGTCATATTAGTGGCTATTATGGGCCTACATTTGCTATTATTATCATTGCTTGTCATTAGTTGTTACTGGTTGGTGACCTTTTCACCCCATCAATTGAGGATAAAATATATCCCTTATCTATCACATGGTCTTTTCTgttgtatgtgtatattacacactATATTTTGCTGGATTTTTTGGCTCTTGAACTTTCTGAGATGAAAACGTGTTGAGTTTCATTCATCGTTTGagtaattttattcatttttcattaCGTGgtggtttattttgttttttggtcatcacttatacatttttttaatctgttttattaaaggttatgttttaggaGATTGTATTCTGTGATTCCATTTGATATCAATACATACAATATAGTAGCTCACCGTTGCAATCTTATGTCCATTGCGGTGTACCCCTAGCCTAAGTTTAGACACACATAGACCTTGTACGAAATGACAGTGAAAAGCCGCCTTGCACCTCAGGAGCGCCTGTATTCATAGATTTCGAATGTGTGAACagcccccattcacatacagtgaatGTAATGCTGCTGTGTGACGGCCCTTAAAAACTGGTCATCACACGGCTCATTTTTACTGTAGCTCATCGCAGCAGCATGCTTTATGGTTGGTATTTCCAATAAGTTATCCATGGTCCACAAAAGCAACAATTCTATGACTGTACAAACTCTACTACATCTATAGTGTTTTTGATGGATATGAAGCAGCTTTATCAGATTATAGCACAGTTATATGTGAAtctaatacctttttttttttaaactgatgtGTTACAGCAAAGAAGACCAAAAAACAAGTGTTTACCAGCATCAATATCCCAAGCAATGACAGCCAACTCATGCTGCTCATAGAGAAACGAATCAAGGAGGAGATGGAATCCTTTCCGGAAAAGTTTTGAACATGAAGCCTTCTGCAGACAGCCCTCGTAAAGACTGCTTTGGTTAATCTCCAGATACCTGAGGAGGACAATTTCTACACTCCCTTCTAAACAGAAAGGCTTGGATACAGAGCACACGGAAGCTTATGTGTTAAGACCGACTACATAACATTAGCCTCTTACAAGATTTATATGTATTAGTGGATTCAGGGGATAAGACTTGCATACTTGTAAATGAGATTACTTTAAATTATGATCTCATTCTTCATGCAAAGAAATAATGCAATTAAATCTactgacagattttttttaaattctatattTTATTGAATTTGTACAACATTAAAACATAACTAGAAGATAAAAAGCAACACTAGCATGAAAAAAATACAGCGATACCTGTCGTGTGGGCCAGAAATGTCAGGTGTATCACAACATAGTCCCTGGTAAGGTAGCAGAGGCATGAGTGTCATTGTTAAACATGAACTAAAATTAGGAACCAGATTTTCCTGAATTGGTTACCAATGCCATGGGTAGAAGCTGAAAGGTCCTCCATGCCTATTACCTCCTGAATTTTGTAATGCCACTGGCCAATAGATGGTGTCACAGATTGCCACCACAAGGCAGAGATGGAAAGTGGGCAAACCACAGATTTCCAATATGTAGAGTGAAGGATATCACTAAGGTGGACTAAGAAAAGCCCCAAGGTGAGTCAGGGGGAAAATCAGTAAACTTAGAAGTAATAGTACAGACCTCCATTGCAAAAGATGCAAGTACCACACAATCCCAGAAAATGTGGAGTAGAGACACCCCCCCACAATGCCAGCCATGGGAGGGGCTCTGAGAGCATGGTGTAGGTGTGGTGACCCTGTACCACCTGGCCACTATTTTATAACTGGCCTCTTTGGTTCACGATGAGAGAGAGGATTTCTGAGTGAGTCCCATCTCTTTGCTCAGTTTTAAAAGCGAGGTCGAGGTCCGCTTCTGAGTCACAGAAATTGGGATCTTAAGAAATTGGTAAATGATGGGGGGGGACAGTTGCAGATGGGTCCTGACAAAGTGTTTTGAAGGTCATGCATCCTCAGGTGAACCTTCCTGGCAGTTCAGGTGTGCTGAGGAAATTCTGATATATTTGTCATGCTGGAAGAAGGCCTGGGTCAGTACATTTACATAGGTAAATGGAACAAAAGAATGCAGGAGGGGAAACTGGACCCACACTGATCCAAGTGCTAGTCCCTATTTGAACTTTAGTCCTGCTTTAAAGCAGTATTCATcaagtttttgtttattttttatttatttatttatttattttttattttccagcaGTATTAGTCTCACTGATAACGTTTATAAACTGCCCATACAccagaacgaaagattgtgaatgacaatctgttttcccttagcccaaacagcagcacaactgggggtaatcctgcccctatgagctgttaggacaggtggaatatttaattacctaacagcaattaacccctataagaggtcagaggaccaactcccctttgtgttagtagcaagtaaagttttagacatctatttaacagaagtaatatgacatccaaacaaatagtacaattacagcatagggagggagccttgtgctgctgtttgggctaagggaaaacagattgtcattcacaatctttcgttccccctacgcccaacagcagcacaactggggatttagcaagtatcgctttcccttagggcgggtgattctggcaagctgatgccaataccgaatgtccaaatgctgtggactcccttgttcgccactcaagtctataatgtttggcgaaagttagctgagaactccaagaagccgctgcacatatctgttccaaggaaagaaaacgtctctcggcccatgatgtcgccactgctcgggtggcatgggcacggataaggtctggtaccgggaggtcctgagcacgtagggagcagataatggcttctctaatccatcttgatagagttggtttggatgctttggtccctttggtgtggccaaacacattgatcagcaaattctctgacttccgaaaggacgcagtccgctctagataaatctgcaatgctctcaccaagtccaacttgtgcatcctttcctcccactcagaggtgggagaggaaaaaaacgctggtaagacgattgcctggttaacattctgaggcgtgggtacctttggcaagaatcctgggacaaacctcagttgcactctgtctggaaagaaggttataaatggctcagaggccgctagggcttgtagctcaccgaccctcttggcggaggttattgccaacaggaaagttatcttgtatgctaggtacttcaaatccacctcagataggggctcaaaggggggcgcacagagcccttgcaaaactgcggccaggtcccagatcgggaccggtggctgcacctgaggacggagtctagtagcccctcttaaaaattgcttaatcagaggatctagtgctagccgggtctccaggagtgcggacagagctgagacttggactttcaaggtagcaggtgctagccccttctccaggccgtcttgtaggaactccaagactgcattcctatcagggtcgcgctggttactcgaacaccagttctgaaagattcgggcgaccctctggtagctctggttagttgactctgctcttgagtgcgccaaagttcttagcactccctgggataatcctcttctgccagctaaaggctggctgacctccaggcagtgaggttgcatctgttcaggccttgatagggccggctgttccgggttaccagagtttacactggtggaagcctccaggtgttcctccgtctcatgagagtgaggacggtgaaccatgccctttttaaccagaatggcgatttccttgccaagttccggttctgcctgcgttttgtcaataccttccgaatcctcagttgacgagggtagacgcacttccaTCTGAACCtccctggtattgacagggcatacagcgctggaggattgtcttcccgaactggggagcgacgttcctatattgcagcgccgtttgaggtggccatcagatccacctcggggagacctcatcctttgataggatagtggagagcatcctggtctggggatgacctggctaaggtcctccgcattttggtgagtcagtcccaccgactgtaacctggaatttgaaccgctggccgctggggaatacatagatccaaatagatgaggatcctggcgtctggtgacgtggagagggttctcgtcctctgtccgggatgaccgtaaacggctgtgaacaggctgtccgtcctggttctttactcccgaatttgtggagtccacgtcagaagcttcacCTGAGCTCTGGTAATTTCTTGCCAGCTGcgtaagcgcgttctcttcaggtaacgccaggtgctctgtaccagggtctcccccagatgagctcccctggaccgggaggcatctgtggtcaacagggtctaggtaaacctgaccgaggacctgccatcgtgaagatgggtctgccgggccaatcatggccgggcactgatggttcactggataggctcctttagtccctagggacagcgattccggactcgcagcttcttgacatagagaaggtgcctccaggtaggagagtccctggtgaatccccggaactggattcgatttgatggaatcgtaaaAAATCTTAACGGGCCTTctttgatcctggctctgagaggccttctgtccccctaaagggctccccagccctactagggagctgggggaagacccgtggatactactcccctggagatagggggggctgaaattctgccatctgggagggtggaaacttgaagacaaggttttccatctgggtgttcgtcccattgatctaaggtcctgggccgagctatgagagatcCTGCGAGTGTACCTGGCCTGAAGGTTCCCTAAGGAAGCCGCATCCCGAGACGGAAGCGGTCTAtgtcgaagatgaacctgagtccttcgcccaagattctggaaaccacgaagcctggagggagatccttctggacgggtactcaaagatgaagttgtttggggcctaaaaagggcaagatgttctctcggccggtggagcctaGATGTAGCCAAggaccctgggacctttgcgtcggggccctagatggacgggcccgcTTTCTCCCAGGCTGGCAGACCACTaatgggtcagggatccttcttacggtCGCGGAAAGTACCGCGTCCTCTACCTCGGCCCTGGGGagcggagcgtccacgccccctgaaacctctggtggaggaccctcgaccccgaaaggcagttcttctcctttctggcggctgcggcagatttttagttttagtgtccgccagatcctccatgattttgtccagggctttgcCAAAGAGCCTACCGGGCTCAAAAGGCggggtacaaagccctagtctggaggagttgtccaccctccatggtttaacccacaacggtcgcctggccacagtggtgagggccatagatttggaggcgagtcttagttgcgacctggaggattcagccaagtggtccaccaataaattaatatcggacatagccgataggaggtcgtcccggtggacccccgtgtctatatccctagcaagggaagatagttcggcctgtagggcagagaccacctcattagccgatatggccaTGGAGGCCTGCGATgaggcgacagagtatgcccgcctcagggacccctctacgcggcggtccaacgggtcctgcagacttgagccgtcctcggctggcaggactgtacggcgggatagtttggcaactgccacgtctacttttggcggtggtccccaggccccctgctgggactcagatataggaaaaagtgccctgaacctatcggaaggtgtaaatgctttctcgggacgcctccactcgccttccattacctggaccaggtccgcactagctttaaaggactttgccctcctgcttggcccttcccctgcctcccgatcacatgatctgaggactctgaaaagtctaccCATCTTTTTGAGgggaaacacctccttctccaccaccaccgggtcttcctctgaagactcaacctccccgatgtgaagcCATTCTaggggcgggagggagggctcagaAGGCTCCAACCGaggcctcttggcgaggtgggaaatggtctcatccactttcctcatggactgggacacgaagtccttaacccaggagaccatctctctgattggggtagcttcggagggaggcgctctacatccctggcagtacctgtattcacaggcgtcagggagggggatattacatcgggcacaagacagatgtctcctcttcgcagtggttttcctccgagggagggtcgaagaggatgaggaggacatactaggaggaaagaagcagcataaaacagaaaatccGGACCTCAGCAACAACAGTAGCCACAACAgcaccatcccccccccccccagcaccaccaccaccaac
This genomic stretch from Leptodactylus fuscus isolate aLepFus1 chromosome 4, aLepFus1.hap2, whole genome shotgun sequence harbors:
- the PSMG4 gene encoding proteasome assembly chaperone 4; the protein is METVEQSHRPITIHNFSEKICDRLVHFHVMSLQDCFFLWVGFSARMCNLAVAMCSRFDSMPLSSQVLGDKSDTTSSSFAQRLAKKTKKQVFTSINIPSNDSQLMLLIEKRIKEEMESFPEKF